The DNA sequence TTTAACAACGTTTTTGATACCATAATCAGCCTTTCTCCGTTGTTCGGACTTCTAGGCACTGTATTAGGACTGATAACTTCGTTTAGCTCCCTGAATCTGGGTGATGTGGGCGGTACTAAAACAGCTAATGCCACGGCTGGAATCAGCGAAGCTCTCGTTTCTACAGCATCGGGATTGGTAGTCGCCATCTTTACCCTGATGTTTGCCAATACATTTCGGGGGCTTTACCTACGCCAAATTGCACGGATTCAGGAATATGGCGGACAGCTGGAACTGCTTTATCGCCGTCGCTACGAACGAGGAGAAAAAGCTTATGCGTCTACCCGATGAACCGGATATACCGCCCCAAATCAACATCGTGCCGATGATCGATGTTGTGTTTGCGATTTTGACCTTTTTCGTGATGTCTTCCCTGTTTTTGACTCGTTCGGAAGGATTATCGGTCAATTTGCCATCCGCCGCGACCGGAAAAAGCCAGCCACCAGCGCAAGTGACGGTGACAGTTGACGAACAAGGGCGATTGGCGCTAAATCGAGAACCCATCGAGCTGGAGGCGTTGGAAAACGCCGTGCGCCAGCAGATCAAACCGAATCAACCTTTACTTGTGGTATTGAATGCAGATAAAGCAGTCAATCACGGTCAAGTAGTACAGGTTATGGATCGATTGCGGCGAGTTGAAGGTGCAAAATTAGCGATCGCAACGCAAAAGCCATAGAGGGAGAGTGGGGGAGTGGGGG is a window from the Aerosakkonema funiforme FACHB-1375 genome containing:
- a CDS encoding MotA/TolQ/ExbB proton channel family protein; this translates as MGISKLFADGGVVMWPLLAFSVVAVALIAERIAFWFRINQRQNRVVRDVFALYRRDNVVGAIDRLKQNADLPIARIFLAALELEEPTPEEFRLALESESQAEIPVLKRFNNVFDTIISLSPLFGLLGTVLGLITSFSSLNLGDVGGTKTANATAGISEALVSTASGLVVAIFTLMFANTFRGLYLRQIARIQEYGGQLELLYRRRYERGEKAYASTR
- a CDS encoding ExbD/TolR family protein, producing the protein MRLPDEPDIPPQINIVPMIDVVFAILTFFVMSSLFLTRSEGLSVNLPSAATGKSQPPAQVTVTVDEQGRLALNREPIELEALENAVRQQIKPNQPLLVVLNADKAVNHGQVVQVMDRLRRVEGAKLAIATQKP